In Dethiosulfovibrio salsuginis, a single genomic region encodes these proteins:
- a CDS encoding UDP-glucose dehydrogenase family protein, whose protein sequence is MKVCMVGTGYVGLVTGACLAESGNYVRCVDIDVEKCSALNNGEIPIYEPGLDVMVSRNAKQGRLKFTTDISYGVEGADFVFIAVGTPPGPDGSADLSFVMEVARQIGRTITTPTLVVTKSTVPVGTTLQVQSIIRSELEDRGLDLDFDIAFCPEFLREGSAIGDFMHPDRVVIGVETDRARESLVRLFSPLTGDENSIYSMNIPSAELTKYAANAMLATRISFMNELARFCEVSEADVEDVKRGIGSDSRIGPRFLNPGIGYGGSCFPKDVKALMDSSAKKGVKMSILEAVEQVNLSQKTLPVRWLKEIEGEDLSHLTVAIWGLSFKPDTDDMREAPSVEIARELTESGASVRAFDPVAMDKAREILGDSVTYGDDGYGILEGADCLILATEWALFREPDFQAMKDLMAKPIVLDGRNVYDPEEMEEKGFIYRSVGRPRR, encoded by the coding sequence ATGAAAGTCTGTATGGTAGGAACGGGCTACGTAGGCCTGGTCACAGGGGCCTGTCTAGCGGAGAGCGGAAACTACGTCCGGTGCGTCGACATAGATGTGGAAAAGTGCTCCGCCCTAAACAACGGGGAGATACCTATATACGAGCCAGGGCTGGACGTAATGGTCTCCAGAAACGCAAAGCAGGGGAGGCTTAAATTCACCACCGACATATCCTACGGCGTCGAAGGAGCGGACTTCGTCTTTATAGCCGTAGGGACACCTCCAGGCCCCGACGGAAGTGCGGACCTGTCCTTCGTAATGGAGGTGGCAAGACAGATCGGCAGGACCATTACGACACCTACTTTGGTGGTCACAAAGTCCACTGTACCGGTGGGAACCACCTTACAGGTACAGTCCATCATAAGATCCGAGCTGGAAGATAGGGGACTGGATCTGGACTTCGATATAGCCTTCTGCCCGGAGTTTCTTCGAGAGGGCTCGGCAATAGGGGACTTTATGCACCCAGACCGGGTGGTCATAGGTGTGGAGACCGACAGAGCCAGAGAATCGTTGGTTAGGCTATTTTCGCCTCTCACAGGGGACGAGAACTCCATATACTCTATGAACATCCCCTCGGCGGAACTGACAAAGTACGCCGCCAACGCCATGCTGGCGACCAGGATAAGCTTCATGAACGAGCTGGCCCGTTTCTGCGAGGTCTCGGAGGCCGACGTAGAGGACGTAAAAAGAGGGATAGGGTCCGATAGCCGCATAGGCCCTCGGTTCCTCAATCCCGGCATAGGCTACGGTGGGTCCTGCTTCCCTAAAGACGTAAAGGCCCTGATGGACTCGTCGGCAAAAAAAGGCGTGAAAATGTCCATCCTGGAGGCGGTAGAACAGGTCAACCTTTCACAGAAGACCCTTCCTGTGAGGTGGCTAAAGGAAATAGAGGGAGAAGACCTCTCCCATCTGACGGTGGCCATCTGGGGCCTTAGCTTTAAGCCCGACACCGACGACATGAGAGAGGCTCCGTCGGTGGAGATAGCCAGAGAGCTCACAGAGTCAGGAGCCTCGGTGAGGGCCTTCGATCCGGTAGCCATGGACAAAGCCAGAGAGATCCTGGGAGACTCTGTGACCTACGGAGACGACGGTTACGGCATACTGGAAGGAGCGGACTGCCTTATTTTAGCCACCGAGTGGGCCCTTTTCAGGGAACCCGACTTCCAGGCGATGAAGGACCTGATGGCGAAGCCTATCGTACTGGACGGCAGAAACGTCTACGACCCAGAGGAAATGGAGGAAAAAGGCTTTATCTACAGATCGGTAGGACGGCCAAGGAGGTGA
- a CDS encoding ROK family protein, protein MRIGIDLGGHKIAGGKVEDGSILQRIKIPTPDSRYPKDTTDALERAVRELGTDEVRSVGIGLPGMLSVDRRSVIGLTNLPLWENYPLAEILEDRLSLPVYLENDANCAALGEMRFGQGTGLSDFVMLTLGTGIGGAIVSGGKLLMGHRGLAGELGHLALLHRKPCKCGGIGHGETLFSADRFDGRCAETKVASVPELWDLRKDVRQAQFWEEALEGLSCVIVSSIHCLDPQAIILSGGLSNLPGLVDELAPFIDLRLAKSFHPAPPVLISTLGGDGPVIGAAYLGSHSLR, encoded by the coding sequence ATGAGGATAGGCATCGACCTGGGAGGACACAAAATCGCTGGAGGAAAGGTAGAGGATGGATCGATACTTCAAAGGATAAAGATCCCTACCCCCGACTCCCGCTACCCTAAAGACACCACCGACGCACTGGAGAGAGCGGTCAGAGAGCTGGGAACCGATGAAGTTCGCTCTGTAGGGATAGGCCTTCCCGGCATGCTATCGGTGGACAGGAGATCGGTCATAGGTCTGACCAACCTCCCTCTTTGGGAGAACTACCCTCTGGCGGAAATCCTGGAGGACCGGCTCTCCCTGCCGGTGTATCTGGAAAACGACGCCAACTGCGCCGCTCTAGGGGAGATGAGGTTCGGCCAGGGAACTGGGCTGTCCGACTTCGTCATGTTAACCTTAGGCACCGGTATAGGAGGGGCCATAGTCTCCGGCGGGAAGCTTCTCATGGGACACAGGGGGCTGGCAGGAGAGCTGGGACACCTGGCTCTCCTGCACAGAAAGCCCTGCAAGTGCGGAGGCATAGGACACGGAGAGACCCTCTTCTCCGCCGACCGTTTCGACGGGAGGTGCGCCGAGACAAAGGTCGCCTCCGTCCCGGAGCTCTGGGACCTGAGAAAGGACGTTAGACAGGCTCAATTCTGGGAGGAAGCGCTGGAGGGGCTATCCTGCGTCATAGTCTCCTCCATCCACTGCCTGGACCCTCAGGCGATCATACTTTCAGGAGGACTCTCAAACCTACCGGGATTGGTGGACGAGCTCGCTCCCTTTATAGACCTCAGGCTAGCCAAGTCCTTCCACCCAGCCCCACCGGTTCTGATCTCCACGTTAGGGGGAGACGGACCGGTTATAGGAGCTGCCTACCTGGGATCGCATTCCCTGAGATAA
- a CDS encoding asparaginase, with amino-acid sequence MRKLAVIFTGGTIASGFGEDGGKLPDAKATDALREHIERAFKGRNVDVVFREPWGVPGLDSSDLDPGHWVEMASVISQELERGATGILILHGTDTMAYTSAWLSLCFPRLDVPVILTGSQLTLDYMPEDVTVNLRGASQVACSDISGVWIYCNWKLIPGNRAHKAQALHPDAYVAANGQPLYFNPEWGRKGRQEVERKPMAPSLSPLSEKVLSYDPDKAREVAGEVSWMVCTPGFVPRLRGQEKILAILGYGAGNAPSKALDSVVKAFDGRPRPHVIACSQAEGDTKNPGSYAGVGIGSLASSGFSVWNQMDYPVEFIHALGCYALLASPKAPGFVLSHYLRECDPR; translated from the coding sequence ATGAGGAAACTGGCCGTTATATTCACCGGAGGTACTATAGCCAGCGGCTTCGGTGAGGACGGAGGAAAGCTCCCGGACGCCAAGGCCACCGATGCCCTGAGGGAGCATATCGAGAGGGCTTTCAAGGGAAGAAACGTCGACGTGGTATTCAGAGAGCCCTGGGGGGTTCCGGGGTTGGACAGCTCGGACCTGGATCCAGGCCACTGGGTGGAGATGGCCTCGGTGATTTCCCAGGAGCTTGAACGTGGGGCCACTGGCATACTTATCCTCCACGGCACCGACACTATGGCCTACACCTCCGCATGGCTGAGCCTCTGTTTCCCCAGGCTGGACGTACCGGTGATTCTCACCGGTAGCCAGTTGACTTTGGACTATATGCCTGAGGACGTGACTGTCAACCTGAGAGGGGCGTCCCAGGTCGCCTGTTCGGACATCTCGGGAGTATGGATATACTGCAACTGGAAGCTCATTCCGGGAAACAGGGCCCACAAGGCCCAGGCTCTCCATCCCGATGCCTACGTGGCGGCCAACGGTCAGCCTCTGTATTTCAACCCCGAATGGGGCAGAAAAGGTCGACAGGAGGTGGAGAGAAAGCCTATGGCCCCCTCTCTGTCCCCTCTTTCGGAGAAGGTCCTGTCCTACGACCCCGATAAGGCGAGAGAGGTGGCGGGAGAGGTTTCCTGGATGGTGTGTACCCCCGGTTTTGTGCCACGTCTGAGAGGACAGGAGAAGATATTGGCTATACTGGGCTACGGAGCGGGCAACGCCCCTTCAAAGGCTCTCGACTCGGTGGTTAAGGCCTTCGACGGAAGGCCCAGGCCTCACGTCATAGCCTGCAGTCAGGCTGAGGGAGACACGAAAAACCCCGGCAGTTACGCAGGGGTCGGTATAGGTTCTCTGGCATCATCGGGCTTTTCTGTGTGGAACCAGATGGACTACCCGGTTGAGTTTATCCACGCACTGGGATGCTACGCTCTCTTAGCGTCTCCTAAGGCCCCTGGTTTCGTCCTGTCCCATTATCTCAGGGAATGCGATCCCAGGTAG
- a CDS encoding rubrerythrin family protein, producing MSEKTMAGLAEAFAGESQANRKYLFYSEVADKEGYTSVAKLFRAAAAAETLHAKMHYRNMGKIKDTEANLKDALEGEIYEYTEMYPAFIADAEAEGEKRALTGFNMANEVEKVHAALYKKALEHLADKTSVDYYLCTVCGHIEENAAPEKCPVCGAGSKSYELVE from the coding sequence GTGAGCGAAAAAACCATGGCCGGTCTGGCCGAGGCCTTTGCAGGGGAGTCACAGGCAAACAGGAAGTACCTTTTCTACTCCGAGGTAGCGGACAAAGAGGGCTATACGTCGGTGGCCAAGCTGTTCAGGGCCGCCGCCGCTGCGGAAACCCTTCACGCTAAGATGCACTACCGCAACATGGGAAAGATCAAGGACACAGAGGCTAACCTCAAAGACGCCCTAGAGGGGGAGATCTACGAATACACCGAGATGTATCCCGCCTTCATCGCCGACGCCGAGGCGGAGGGCGAGAAGAGGGCCCTCACCGGCTTCAACATGGCCAACGAGGTGGAGAAGGTCCATGCGGCCCTCTACAAAAAGGCTCTGGAGCATCTAGCCGACAAGACCTCGGTGGACTACTATCTCTGCACCGTGTGCGGACACATAGAGGAGAACGCCGCACCGGAAAAATGCCCGGTCTGCGGGGCGGGATCCAAATCCTACGAGTTGGTGGAGTAG
- a CDS encoding DMT family transporter: MRSALPGMEYVPMTITIALWSGTYIAGKFAVADLTPSSLLLLRYMAASAIMIPAMMLFEPGRWKVGMKDSLPLFAIGLTGMFGNNIFFFLALKYTSVMNASIIFAITPFLTALLAAIFAGEPLEIKRLGAIALALSGVVLLLTGGDITVLRTMEFNRGDLYEVLAALCAATYTVIARKVAFRYTPLVVTGYGMIFAAVLSLPLAAMEMSFATFSAITPRGWGSLAYLAILASCVAYLLQQVSVKKIGANRTAAFINLSPAMTIALAALFLGERISTIQALSAGIIVAGVALNAAIKSSSSGGRTA, translated from the coding sequence ATGAGATCAGCGCTTCCGGGAATGGAGTACGTTCCCATGACGATAACCATAGCCCTCTGGTCGGGTACCTACATAGCGGGCAAGTTCGCCGTGGCCGACTTAACCCCCTCCAGCCTCCTGCTCCTGCGCTATATGGCAGCGTCGGCCATAATGATACCGGCGATGATGCTCTTTGAGCCCGGAAGGTGGAAGGTGGGGATGAAAGACTCGTTGCCTCTGTTCGCCATAGGCCTGACTGGGATGTTCGGAAACAACATATTTTTCTTTCTGGCTCTCAAATACACCTCGGTGATGAACGCCTCCATCATCTTCGCCATAACCCCTTTTCTGACTGCCTTGCTGGCGGCTATCTTCGCCGGAGAACCACTTGAGATAAAGAGGCTCGGGGCTATAGCCCTGGCCCTGTCGGGAGTGGTGCTCCTTCTCACAGGAGGGGATATAACGGTCCTTCGGACGATGGAGTTCAACAGAGGAGACCTCTACGAGGTTTTAGCCGCCCTCTGTGCTGCGACCTACACTGTGATAGCCAGGAAGGTGGCCTTCCGCTACACACCTCTGGTGGTGACAGGCTATGGGATGATATTCGCCGCTGTGCTGTCGCTGCCTCTGGCGGCCATGGAGATGTCCTTTGCCACCTTTTCCGCGATCACCCCTAGAGGATGGGGGTCTCTGGCTTACCTGGCGATTCTGGCCTCCTGCGTGGCCTACCTGCTTCAGCAGGTCTCGGTGAAAAAGATAGGGGCCAACAGGACCGCCGCCTTCATAAACCTCTCCCCCGCCATGACCATCGCCCTGGCCGCTTTATTTCTCGGAGAGAGGATATCGACGATCCAGGCCCTCAGCGCAGGGATAATAGTTGCAGGGGTAGCACTGAACGCGGC